CATACGCACTCGCTCGCGTATTTATCATATATTCTTTGACGCTCGGGTAACGATTAAAATACATATTGATATAGTCTTGTGCTTCACCGCGACTCATCTGTAATTGCTTGGCAAGTCCAAAGGCACTCATACCATAAAGCAAACCAAAGTTAATGGCTTTGGCGTTGCGGCGCTCAGTTGGGGTGACTTCTTCAACCGTTTTGCCCAACACTTCAGCCGCTGTAGCAGTGTGAATATCCAATCCTTCATTAAAGGCGCGGGTTAGATTTTCATCGCCTGAGAAATGCGCCATCAAACGCAGCTCAATTTGTGAATAATCCGCCGCTAATATCACGCGACCTTCTGGTGCAATAAAGGCTTGGCGAATCAAACGCCCCGTGGCGGTACGAATCGGGATATTTTGCAAATTGGGATCAGTAGAAGATAATCTACCCGTACTGGTCAATGCTTGATGGTAACTGGTATGCACGCGATTGGTGATAGGGTCTGCGACATTATCGAGCGCATCGGTATAGGTGTTTTTTAACTTTGCCAAGCTGCGATATTCTAGAACGATATCCACCAGTGGATGGTCAATCTTGGACAGTACCGCTTCGCCCGTTGAATACTGACCGGTCTTGGTTTTTTTACCGCCAATGACGCCCAATTTATCAAAGAGCATCTCACCAAGCTGTTTAGGCGACGCTAAGTTAAATTCTTCACCGGCAACCTCATAAGCGCGTTGTTCCAGTACAATAATTTCTTCATCAAAACGCTTCGACAGTTCATTTAAAAACGGACGCTTAATCAAAATACCTTCGGCTTCCATTTGACACAGAATTTCAGCGGTTGGAATTTCTAGCTCATGCAGTAGTTTTTGATTATTGTCATCATTAGCCAATTTTTGATTAAAAATCTTGAATAGTTGATAGGTAATGTCGGCATCTTCACACGCATAGTCGCTAGCAATATCAATGGCAACTTGATCAAAGCTAACTTGTTTCGCACCTTTACCGGCAACATCTTCAAAGCTAATCGTTTGCGTTTGCAGATAATGCCGCGCCAAGTCATCCATGCCATGACGGGTAATGGCGGCATTAATCACATAGCTGGCAAGCATGGTATCCATTGCCCAGTTATTCGGCTTATCATGAATACTGCCCAGTAAATCAATATCATAACGGCTGAGAATATGCGCATCATATTTCAGATGTTGACCAATTTTACCGATATTAGGGTTTTCTAAAATGGGCTTTAGACGAGATAATATCGTATCACGGTCAAGCTGCTTAGTCGTGAGCGCATCACCTTCCAAGCTATGGGCTAGCGGAATATAATAAGCTTCGTGCGCTTGAGTTGCAAAAGATAAGCCGACCAATTCAGCCTGACGCCAATGCACGCTGGTGGTTTCGGTATCAATAACAAAATGCGCTGAGTTTTCTAATTGCTCAATTAAACTATCAAAGGCAGGCATGTCCAATATCGTATGCCATGCTTTATCGTGATTTTTACTGTTTTTGATATTATCAATTTTGGTTGATTGCAATGATTTTTCGATTTGGGCTTGTGCTTCCGTTGCTGCTTGGCTGGCGGCAACGCCTTTGCTGCCTTGACCATTTGCCGGATGATTCGGATGGTCGAGCGACGCCAGCTCATTCTTAAACTCAAGCTCGCTATATAGTGCCCGTAACTCGTCAACATGGGCGCAAGGGTCGGTATTAAGCTGTAAGTCACTCCAATCTTGACCGATATCTAAGTCCGTCACGATGGTAGCAAGTTGCGCATTTAACGGAATGTCACCAGCATGTTCAGCCAAACTTTTTGCACCGCGACCTTTAACATCGGCAAGATTTTGCAAAATATTATCAATAGTGCCATATTTATTAAGCAAGTCTTGCGCGGTCTTTTTACCAATACCGGGTACGCCTTTGATGCCGTCTGATGAGTCACCCATCAGCGTTAAAAAATCAATCATTTGCTCAGGATTGATACCAAATTTATCGACTACGCCTTGGCTATCGGTGATTTTTCCTGTGAAACTGTCTTCTAAAATCACGCAATCATTGACCAGTTGCGCCATGTCTTTATCACCAGTTGAGATAACGACGTGATGACCTTCGGCAACCGCCCGATATGCCAACGTGCCGATAATATCATCAGCTTCTGCGCCTTCAATACGCAATAAAGGAATGCCCAAAGCGGTGACTAAACGGTGCAAATAAGGGATTTGCTGTGACAGTTCAATATCCATCGGCGGACGACTGGCTTTATAATCAGCGGATAATTGATGACGAAACGTTGGCGCGCGCGTATCAAAACAGACCGCCATATGGGTGGGATGATAACGGCGCATCAGCTTGAGCAGCGCGTTTAATGTACCGCGTATCGCATTGGTATGTTGCCCTGTGGTGGTCATCATTTTCGGTAAGGCATGATAAGTGCGAAACAGATAATACGAACCATCAACTAAGATAAATGGCGGCGTGTCTTTGTTCACATGACTGGTATCCATCGTGGCTACATTCGTCATCGTCTCAAAGCTTGGCACCGTATCGGGATTAATCGGTAGGTGAGAGTTGTGGGCATTATCTGTCATATTGGCAGTCATAAAAGTCACTTATCAAATATAAGGTAAAAAGGCTTTCTCATTATAACGATAAAACTCAAGTATGCCGAACTTCTCAGTCGTTATGTCTCAATCATTACGATAGGTGCGCCCAAAAAAAAGAACCCAGACAATGCTGGATTCTTTTGATAATTAATACTAGTTACTGTAATTATGACAGCCTTACTTGACCTCTGAGGTCACTGCACTATCGATATTACCGTTGGTAGCTTTAGAATATGGGCAGACTTTATTGGCTTTTTCGACTAACGCTTGAAACTCATCCGCTGTCAGTGCTGTATTTTCTGCAACCACATGAATTTTCACTGCCAACTGAAAATCTAGACCTTCTCCTTTTAGTAAGTCTACCGACACATGGGTTGTAGAATCAAATTTTGCCTTTTCCACTTGTTTGACCGCCGCAAGTGCGCCATCGAAACAAGCGGCATAGCCCATCGCAAATAACTGTTCTGGATTATTGCCTTCTTTATCAGAACCAGGTGCGACCATATGAATCTTCAAATGGCTGTCTTTAAGACTAGCATTACCCGTACGCCCGCCAGTTACTATCGCTTCAGTAGAATATAGAGTCTGCATAACATATCCTTTGTTAGTAGTTTTATAATAAATTTTATAATAAGTGATAAATCATAACGCTTTCAATAGCTCACCTAGGATAACAAAATATACGCCTATCTATATAGAGTGGTGGTAAATGTATGCGATGGATTTGTAAGTAGGCGTCATTATTAAACTAATGTTATGACAAGTTCGCTATAAGTAATAGTGGCGGTGGGGTAAACTAAGCGCATGAACCAGATATAAAAATGGTAAAAACACTAAAAACAATCGATTTAATACTATTAAGAAGAAGGACACCCTGCGATGAACAAGCTAATAATAACCCCGACTATACTATCTTTACTAACGCTTACCCTTGTTGGGTGCGGCGGCGAAGACGATGGTGTTTACGGCTCAGGTAATGGCTCAAGTGGCAGTAATGAACTGATAGTGAGTAGCTTCGATAAAGGTATTGATAGCCAAACCAATAAGGAAGCCGTGGTACGTATCGACAGTAAATATCGCACTGGCGACCGCGATATTAAAGTGACCAACATTGTTGGTAATTATACTAATCACAATACTAATAATTTAAAGACCTCTGTAGTCTTGGGAAATCTGTTCGAAGGCACGCTTGAAGATAAAGATATCGAAGTGAATAATCGCACCGTAACGCGTCCGATTTATGAAAAAAATAGTAATAATAGAGTTAATTATAAGACCACCTATAAAACACTTTCGCTAGCAGGCGTTGATGCGCGTAATTACATTCCTAGCAATAATTTTGGCAGCAGCCGTGGTATTTTTACGGACTTAAATAATTATAGTAAAATACCTAACAATCTTATGTTTCCTGCTGGCTCAGTTTGCTACATTCCAGTGACCACCAGCGATCGCGCATTCTTTGTTTTCAATGCTAAAGATAAAACGGGCTATAAAACGCTTGATAGCTGGACTAAGGTGACTGAAAAACGCTTTAATGATAACCGCCCATCTAGCACTACCGAATTATATCTTGGGGTAAGTAATAAACAAAAAGCGGTGCAAGCTAAGTTTTTTGCTACCGATAATGACCCCATTTATTTATATAACGCTATAGATTACGATGGCAGTATTTATGAGGCTAATTATATTGTGAACGGGCAGACGCAACCTAATGAGAACAGTATTCGTGGCGTCGTCGATTGCACTTTAGTGAATGATGTGGCGGCTAATTTCTTAGAAGACCAAATTAAGCGTTATTATTGATAAAGTATCAATAAGTTATTAATAGACGTTATTGAGATACGTATTTTATAAGTCCAATAAAAGGCGATAAAGTTTTGCAAATATGCATCTTTATCGCCTTTTTTATGATGTAACTATTTTAAGATATCGTATTGATAGGACATTGATATCAATGTCATAACCAGTGGCAAAAATAGCATCTTGACCGTAAATCCGTTACAATACGCGCACTAAAATCTTTCATACCTACTATTAAACCTGTTATCAAATCCTGCTATTTTCTTCCAAAATTTAACGATAAGTTATTCATTATGAGCGCAGATACTAAAGTTTCAACAAGCAAGCTCTCAGCTACCAAGCTTGCCCGTGAGGTTGCCAAACGTCGCACCTTTGCCATCATCTCGCATCCCGATGCCGGTAAAACAACGATGACCGAAAAGCTCCTATTATGGGGTAAAGCGATTCAGGTCGTGGGCGAGGTCAAAGGTCGCAAGACGGATCGTCATGCGACCTCAGATTGGATGAGCATGGAGCAAGAGCGCGGTATTTCTATCACCACCTCTGTCATGCAGTTCCCATATCAAGAGCACATTGTTAACCTACTGGACACGCCCGGTCACGCCGACTTTAGTGAAGATACTTATCGCACCTTAACGGCTGTCGATAGTGCGCTGATGATGGTTGATGGCGCAAAAGGCGTTGAAGAACGTACCATCAAGCTGATGGAAGTTTGTCGGATGCGTGATACGCCCATTATCTCGTTTGTTAATAAATTGGATCGCCAAATCCGTGAGCCACTTGAATTACTGAGTGAGATTGAAGCGGTACTGAAAATTAAATGTATCCCTCTAACGTGGCCCATTGGTATGGGGCAAGATTTCGTTGGGGTTTATCATTTAACCGAAAATAAAACTTATATGTATCAAAAAGGTCATGGCGGTGAGATTGTCGAGCTTGAGACTCGTGATGGCTATGATTATCCTGATATTCGCGAGCGTTTGGGCGCGTTGATGTTTGCTTCATTTGAAGAGTCGCTTGAGCTGGTACAAATGGCGCTTGAGGAATTTAGTGTTGAAGCATTTTTGGCAGGCGAGATGACACCGGTATTATTTGGTACGGCACTGGGTAATTTTGGCGTTAATATGGTACTGGACACACTGGTTAAATATTCGCCCCCACCAAAATCTCATGCGACCAATGAGCGCGAGATTGCAGCGACTGAGACTAATTTTACGGGCTTTGTGTTTAAGATTCAGGCGAATATGGATCCGCGACATCGTGACCGTATTGCGTTCTTGCGTGTGTGCTCAGGCAAGTACGAAAAAGGTATGAAAATGAAGCACGTGCGTTTGGGTAAAGACGTGCGTATTGCCGATGCGTTGACCTTTTTAGCAGGCGACCGCGAAGCGCTAGAAGAAGCTTATCCGGGCGATATTATTGGTTTACATAACCACGGTACGATTTCGATTGGTGACAGCTTTACTGAAGGCGAAGAATTAAACTTCACGGGTATTCCGCACTTTGCCCCTGAACTTTTCCGCCGTGTAGTATTACGTGATCCACTTAAGTCCAAAGCCTTACAAAAAGGTTTACAGCAGCTCAGTGAAGAGGGTGCTACGCAGGTCTTTATGCCGCAGATTAACAATGATTTAGTCCTAGGTGCAATTGGCGTACTACAGTTCGAAGTGGTGGCGCATCGTCTGAAAGAAGAGTACAAAGTGCAATGTACGTTTGAGCCAGTTTCTATCGCAACGGTACGTTGGATTCACTGTGATGATGAAGTGGCTTTAGCGAAGTTTAAACGTAAAGCCCATGACCAATTATCGCTTGATGGTGGTGGCTATCTGACGTATTTAGCGCCGTCACGGGTGAATTTACAGTTGATGCAAGAGCGCTATCCAGAAGTGACGTTTAGTAATACTCGTGAGCACTAAAGAACGTTAAAGAGTAATAAAAAAGAGTATTAAATTTAAAACTTCGTTTATTTTATTCTTTTGATGCGCTATTTTAAAAGACACGGCTGCCGTGTCTTTTTTATTGTTCATAATTTCTGAAGTTTATAGAGATCGCTCTTTTAAAAAGAGGAACGCTTTAACAACACAAACAGTGTTTCAACAATAAGCACAAACGGTTACGGTAGAATACCAATGAAACTAACCTATTTGTTAGCGAGGATATATGACAACTTTGAATCCACTAGCTATCAATAAGCCGTTTATGACTCAGCAGACAAGTGCTATATACAATCGTTCGCGCTTATTGTCGCTGCTCGTAAGTGGCGTGTTACTTGGAGCGGCAAGCTTATCAGCAAATGCCAGTACGCTCATCAGCAGTACCGACTATCTTGATTATAGCGTGCCCAAAAATATTCAAGAACGCTGTGTTGAACGCGATAATTGTCCAAATATTGAGGTTCATTATCTTAAAACCAATCGAGGTTGGATGAATAAAATAACCAATGCACGTATCAATAATTTAGTGATTAATAGCAAGCCTTCTGAGTCTAAACCCAGTAAAGCGACTGGCGATGCCAAGGTCGTTAAAGCTGCCATTGATGGTTTTGTTGCATCACAATTTGCTGACATACCGGATGACAGCGTCTTTGTTTATCAATTGATGGTCAAACCTGACTATTTAGGTCATGTTGATAACTTTGAGATGTTCGAAATTAGCTCTTACGTCTTTACTGGCGGCGCTCATGGTATGCCTTATAGCGAATACTTGATATTTGACCCGAGCACCAAAAAGCAAGTACGGTTAGATGATATGCTACAAACCGGCAAAAAACCTCGCTTTAAAGCGCTCGCTTATGAGGCTTATAAAACGTGGGTAAAAACCGTGGATGAAGATCTCAACAGCTATGAAAAAAATTGGCCTTTTACCCTCGATGACAATGTCACCTTAACGGATAAAGGCATTGATGTTCGCTATCAGCATTATGCCATTGGTCCATACGCTTACGGTATGCCTGTGTTGAGCATTCCTTATAGCAAGCTGAGTGGCGTCATTAAACCGCATTTTATGCCTAAATAATGGGTCTAAAAAAGACAATTATTACTATTGTTTTTAGTGCCAAAGCCTTCATTTTTAATGACCAATAAGATAAAAATATATAGGTAAATATCTCCATATTTTTAACAATAAGAGCAGTCCTAACGACATAAAAATAGAGCATTTAAATAATAATATTTAATGAATAACTTTTATTAATTACAGGGAGTAATAGCATCATGAGTAACGTAAATGAGCATGACAAGATAACGGCTGCAACGAACACTGCGGATACCAAAGCTACCAGTTCAGAAGCTAGTAATTTAGAGGCTGATATTTGGCAACTGAATGCTTTAACAGAAGCATTGGGCGACTTAAGCTTGACCGTCATTGATAGCTTGTCAGTGGGGCGTGGTAACGACAATGATGTGGTACTGGGCAGTAAACAAGTCTCCCGCAATCACGCGTTATTAAGCGTTTTAAACGGCAAGCTATATGTAAAAGATTTAGGCTCATCAAATGGTACTTTTATTAATGATGATCGTGTTGAGGATAACAAGTCTAAACATCTAAAAGCTGATGATACCGTGGGCTTTGCAAGTTTTGCTTTTAAAGTAACGATGGCAATAGCACCTACGGATAGTCAGCCATCTATAGCAGAAGATGCCAGCGTAGTCGCTGCTGCGGATACGCTAGTAACCGAGCCTGAAGCGTCTGCTCACGTTGATACTGATACTGATACTGATACTGATTTAACGTATATCGGCGCTATTGATACAGGCGTTATCACAAATGAAAACGTTCACACTGAAGTAGTTAACGCTGAAGTCGTGGATAGTGAAGATGTAGATTCTAGTGTGCTTGATGCTACTATCATGGATGCTGAGATTACTGATGCGGAAGTTATTGATGCTGAAGTTATTGAAGATATAGCACCTTCTACTGCAACTGTAGAAAAAGAAGTAGAAGGTAAAGAACTAGAAGATAAAGAGCTAGAAAGCTTTGAGGATTTCACCACCGATGCCGTCACGCCAGATACTGTTGCTGAACCCGAAGAGCTATTAGCAGCTCAGCCTAGTGTCTCTTCGCCAGTAGAACCCATTGTCGTAGAAGAAACGGTATTAGATAACAATGGCTTACATGATGACGTTGTAGATAATACTACGGCAGAAGAAGCGGTTATTCATCCTGACAATGCAGAGCATGTTGTGAGTGAGGCTGTTGTGAGTGAGGCTGTTGTAAGTGATGATGTTGTAAGTGATGATGTTGTAAGTGACGATGTGGTAAGTGAGGATGTGGTAAGTGAGGATGTTGTAATTGAAAATACAACTGCAGCAGTAGTTGAAAATACTATCGTCAAAGAAACCATCATTGAAGACGTGTTATTCGCTGCTGAGAGCCAAGAGCATACGCCTGTAGCAGTAGAAATAGAGAAACCTGTTACTCAAGAGCCAGCGCTGCAGCAGGACTCAGTTGTCACTCCAGAACACGATAAAACAACTAAGACGGAATTACAAGAAGAAGCCGATCCCGACGTATTACGTGCCAAACAAGCGGCAACAGGGCAACTCTCAGGCACGGCTAATTTAGTGCAAACTCATGATATCAGCACTCAAGATAATAAGGAGATAGAGCAGTCTGTCACGAACCCTGCCAATAGCGGATACGTAGAGAAAAAATCCAGTGGCGGTTGGTTTATTTGGGTATTTATTGCCATTATCATTATTGGTTTAGCTTTGTGGCTGTTTAATATGGGCGCGGCTTAACCGTTAACGGACTGTCATTGCTATAAAACAAGCTGACAAACCGCACATTAATCCTAATAGTTAATAACGCCTGCCAGTTTTGTTATACTGGCAGGTCAAGTTTTGGCTATTTTTCGCGCTAGCGTTAGCCCTCTACGTTTATTACCACGCCTTTTCTGATTGTATTTACACCTCTCATCTTTTACCGATACGGTGCTAAGAGACTGCTCATTATGATGACTTTTGAAGAATATCAAGCTTTTAAAGACCAAGGCTTTAGCCATGTGCCCCTGATTAAAAAACGTCTGATGGACGTGCAAACCCCTGTTTCTGTATTTTCCAAAGTACGAGATTTAAGTGGTTCGGCGTATCTATTTGAATCGGTCGTAGGCGGTGAGCGTTGGGCGCGCTATTCAATGATTGGACTGGGTAGCGATCTCATTTTGCAATACGCTGATGGCATGATGACCCTTAAAAAAGACGATTGCATTGATATCGATGCTGTTGCGGATCCCTTTGATTATCTGCGCAAGTTAATGGCAAGTTATAAGATGCCCACGGTAGATGAGGTGCCCGCATTGCCCAGCTTTAGTGGCGGGCTAATCGGCTATTTTGGCTATGATATGGTGCGCGTTATCGAGCCAAGCGTTGGCTTATCTGATGCACCCAATCCGATGTCATTACCCGATATGTGGTTGATGTTATCCATGAGTGTGATTGTGTTTGATAGTCTAGAAAACACCTTATCTATTATTGTTTATGCGGACTGTCATAACGACGATGGTTATGGCGCCGCTATTCGTGAGCTACAAAAAATTGAAGATAAACTGGCGGAAATGCCTGATTTAAGCGCGCCAATCATGCCAACGCCTAAGTTCGAATCACAAACAGGACAGGAAAAATACTGCTCTGATGTCAATAAAATTAAAGATTATATCTTAGCAGGGGACGTGATGCAGGTAGTGCCTGCGCAGCGTTTAACGGCTGATTATACCGGTGACTCGCTTGCCGTCTATCGTGCATTACGATTTTTAAATCCATCACCTTATCTGTTTTTAGTGCATGGTTACACCCTTGATGATCACAAGCGCTTTGATATCATTGGCGCGTCTCCCGAGATTTTATCTCGTATTGAAAACGGTAAAGTGACCGTGCGCCCATTAGCCGGTACGCGCCAACGTGGTCACGATGAAGCCGAAGATTTAGCGCTAGAGCAAGAACTGCTATCTGATAAAAAAGAAATTGCGGAACATCTGATGCTGATTGATTTAGGACGCAACGATATTGGTCGTGTGTGCGAGTACGGTAGCGTCAAAGTCACCGAAAAAATGTTTATTGAACGCTATTCACAAGTGATGCATATCGCCTCTAATGTGGAAGGCACCGTACTGCCCGATAAAGATGCGTTAGACGTCTTTTGTGCCACGTTCCCTGCCGGTACACTATCAGGCGCGCCCAAAATCCGTGCCATGCAAATTATTGATGAAGTAGAGCCGGTTCGTCGTACCGTATTTGGTGGCTCAGTTGGCTACCTCGGCTGGCATGGCAACATGGATACCGCTATTGCTATCCGCACAGCAGTCATGCGCCGTGGCAAGATACATATTCAAGCCGGTGCCGGTGTGGTCGCTGATTCGATACCAGAAGCAGAATGGGATGAAACCAATAAAAAAGCCTTAGCACTCGTTAAAGCAGTAAAAATGGCTTGTGATGGGCTACGTATTCGCTAAAGTGTTGCTGATTATTGAGCACTTATAGATACGGGTAAATATTAGCTATATTTATCGTCATAAAAATAATGAATAAAATCAAATATTTAAGAATTAATATTAAAATATTAATAAAATAATGAAAATAGGGCTTGCGTTATCTTAAATATTTGATAGAATAGCCACCACTTTGAGAGAACAAGCCGACTTAGCTCAGTTGGTAGAGCAACTGACTTGTAATCAGTAGGTCGCCAGTTCGATCCCGGCAGTCGGCACCATATCTTTCAAAGTAACCTAAGGTGGGATTGGGGAGCGGTCAAACCCAACAGACTGTAAATCTGTCGCGAAAGCTTCGAAGGTTCGAATCCTTCTCCCACCACCATATTTTAAAGTTTATCATAGCGCCAAGAATACTCTCAATATGAGTAATTGCGGGTGTGGTATAATGGTAACACCTTAGCCTTCCAAGCTAATGACGCGGGTTCGATTCCCGCCACCCGCTCCATACATACGGCATCAATTGTAAATAGTAGACAATTCATCACGACAGTCGATTATCATAGCTGTTTCGTGATATTTTTTTATATAACCGACTGGTTCTGTAAAATACGCTCATATAGCTCAGCGGTAGAGCACTCCCTTGGTAAGGGAGAGGTCTTGAGTTCAATTCTCAATATGAGCTCCATTTATTGTTTAACGTTGTATTGTCTGTTTGTGCTATACAAGTATTATAAAATAACCGGTCTATCAAATATCAATGACTGCTTATATCCAATAATCTTATAAAGTTTTGTATCACTATTGAAAAAAATAGAAATGACTCAGCAAATAATGATTTGAAGGTGACACTGAGGTGTTGCCTTTTAGTGCTGTCAGTTCGTTAATTAATAAATATACACGACTATTCAATACTACTATTAATATTGAGTACGGTAAGTAATATAGTAAATAGATTGAAAAAATGAGTATAGCACCCATAAAGGTAGCTGTTGTAAAAGACAATATTTAGTAGCTCAACCATAGCGTCAACGGTTTGATGGTTTTAATTCTATCATAAACCGTCAAACAGCTATTTACCAATCTTTGATTAATGAAGATTCACCAATAAAGAGGAAAAACTCATGGCAAAGGCCAAGTTTGAACGCTTAAAACCACACGTCAACGTTGGTACCATCGGACACGTTGACCATGGTAAAACCACCCTTACCGCTGCAATCGCAACCGTAGCTGCAATCACTTCAGGCGGCGAAGCCAAAGACTATGCGTCTATTGACTCAGCCCCAGAAGAAAAAGCACGTGGCATCACCATCAACACCTCACATGTAGAATATGACACCCCATCACGTCACTACGCCCACGTCGACTGCCCAGGTCACGCCGATTATGTTAAAAACATGATCACCGGTGCGGCACAGATGGACGGCGCTATTCTAGTTGTATCTGCAACTGACGGCCCTATGCCACAAACTCGTGAGCACATCTTGCTATCACGTCAGGTTGGCGTACCGTACATCGTTGTATTCATGAACAAATGTGACATGGTTGATGACGAAGAATTGTTAGAACTTGTAGAAATGGAAGTTCGCGAATTATTGAGCGACTATGATTTCCCAGGTGATGACACCCCAATCGTTAAAGGTTCAGCCACTGAAGCCCTAAAAGGCTCACAAGAAAAATACGGCCAACCAGCCGTAGTAGAACTACTAAACATCCTAGACACCTACATCCCAGAGCCAGAGCGTGACATCGACAAAGCATTCCTAATGCCAATCGAAGACGTCTTCTCAATCTCAGGTCGTGGTACCGTTGTAACCGGCCGTGTTGAATCTGGTATCGTTAAAGTTGGTGACGAAATCGAAATCGTCGGTATCCGTGACACTCAAAAAACCACCTGTACTGGTGTAGAGATGTTCCGTAAACTGCTTGACGAAGGTCGTGCAGGCGAAAACTGTGGCGTACTACTACGTGGTACTAAACGTGAAGACGTACAACGTGGTCAAGTACTTGCTAAGCCAGGTTCAATCACCCCGCATACTAAATTTGACGCTGAAGTCTATGTATTGTCAAAAGAAGAGGGTGGTCGTCACACACCATTCCTAAACGGCTATCGTCCACAGTTCTACTTCCGTACTACTGACGTAACTGGCGCAATCCAATTACAAGACGGTACTGA
This genomic window from Psychrobacter urativorans contains:
- the tuf gene encoding elongation factor Tu, giving the protein MAKAKFERLKPHVNVGTIGHVDHGKTTLTAAIATVAAITSGGEAKDYASIDSAPEEKARGITINTSHVEYDTPSRHYAHVDCPGHADYVKNMITGAAQMDGAILVVSATDGPMPQTREHILLSRQVGVPYIVVFMNKCDMVDDEELLELVEMEVRELLSDYDFPGDDTPIVKGSATEALKGSQEKYGQPAVVELLNILDTYIPEPERDIDKAFLMPIEDVFSISGRGTVVTGRVESGIVKVGDEIEIVGIRDTQKTTCTGVEMFRKLLDEGRAGENCGVLLRGTKREDVQRGQVLAKPGSITPHTKFDAEVYVLSKEEGGRHTPFLNGYRPQFYFRTTDVTGAIQLQDGTEMVMPGDNVEMGVELIHPIAMDKGLRFAIREGGRTVGAGVVANVNV
- a CDS encoding anthranilate synthase component I family protein, which produces MMTFEEYQAFKDQGFSHVPLIKKRLMDVQTPVSVFSKVRDLSGSAYLFESVVGGERWARYSMIGLGSDLILQYADGMMTLKKDDCIDIDAVADPFDYLRKLMASYKMPTVDEVPALPSFSGGLIGYFGYDMVRVIEPSVGLSDAPNPMSLPDMWLMLSMSVIVFDSLENTLSIIVYADCHNDDGYGAAIRELQKIEDKLAEMPDLSAPIMPTPKFESQTGQEKYCSDVNKIKDYILAGDVMQVVPAQRLTADYTGDSLAVYRALRFLNPSPYLFLVHGYTLDDHKRFDIIGASPEILSRIENGKVTVRPLAGTRQRGHDEAEDLALEQELLSDKKEIAEHLMLIDLGRNDIGRVCEYGSVKVTEKMFIERYSQVMHIASNVEGTVLPDKDALDVFCATFPAGTLSGAPKIRAMQIIDEVEPVRRTVFGGSVGYLGWHGNMDTAIAIRTAVMRRGKIHIQAGAGVVADSIPEAEWDETNKKALALVKAVKMACDGLRIR